ATCCATATGACCAACAGAATCCCACTCTTTAACATCCTGATACTTTAATCCAATCGCCTGCTCTGTAGTCACAGAAAAACACTCAACAAACGCCTCCAAATACTTTTCATAATTAGTCATATCGTTATATCTCCATTAATTTTTTTATTATGTTATTCGCTATTTGTTCTGCCCCAAAATTACTCACATTGAGCAATTCTTTATAATCTCGCGTTTTAGGATAACCATCCCTTATTCCTACAAACATCTGAACAGGATGCTTTTTTTGGGTCACCAGATATTCAGATACTGCACTCCCTAAGCCACCATTTATCATATGCTCTTCCATTGTCACAATTAGCTTATAATCCATAAGCTCATTTATTGAATCTTTGTCTAATGGGGTCAATGTATGCATATCTATTAGTTTTGCAGAATACCCATTTTTTTCTAATAAATTCACAACCTCAATTCCACATGCAACCATAGTTCCTGTCGCAATAATCGCAATTTCTTTTCCATCAATAATACAATTTGCTTTTCCAATTTCAAACTCAAAACTTGAGTCAAATACAATTGGACATTCTGCGCCGCCTGTCAGCCTGATATATGTGGGTTTATCATAATCAACTACTTTTTCAAGCATTAACGTCAGCTCTGCACAATCAGCAGGTGATAAAATAGTTATTCCAGGAATCACCCTTAAATTCGCAATATCCTCCAACGCCATATGTGAAGGTCCAAATCTGCCATCTGAAAGTCCACCTCCAACACCAATCAATTTAATAGGCAATTCCATATACCCCATATTCATTCGAATCTGGTCCAAGCACCTGGAAGTAATAAAAGTTGCGTATGACTCAGCAAAAACGGTATAGCCCTCTTTTGCCATTCCCGCTGCTACTCCAATAAGATTTTGTTCAGCTATCCCTACATCGACAAACTGATCCGGTATGTCACGTGAATACGCTTCTCCACCAAAATAACGTGCCATATCCGCTGTGGCTATGATAATATTTGAATTGCTTATAGCTAATTCCTTCAGAACCATACCACAAGTCCTACGCATTCCTAGCATAGACCATTTTCTACAATTCTTATGCGTTATTTCAATCACTTTTTTTCAGTTCATCCTTTGCTTTAAAGTATTGTTCATCCGTCAAAAAATTACTGTGCCACTCTGTAGCATTTTCAGCAAATGAAATACCTTTCCCTTTAACAGTATTTGCTATTATCACCTTTGGAATGCTGTTTCTATCTGATAAGGCTCTTATCAATTGCTCAAAACTATGACCATCAATTTCTACTACATCAAATCCATAACTTTCCCAGTTTTCTTTCAATCGATTTCCGTCTTGTACATCCTTTGTCCTACCATCAAACTGTAACCCATTTTTATCTACTATAGTCACAACATTATTAAGTCTGTAATGCTGTATTGTATGCGCAGCTTCCCATACTTGCCCCTCATTACACTCACCGTCTCCAAGTAGAACATACACATTTGCATTATTGTTTTTCTTTTTGAGTGCCAGCGCCATCCCTGCTCCAATTGATAAACCCTGCCCAAGGCTTCCGCCAGAAACTTCTATCCCATATGAATCATTCATTTTGGGATGTTCACACAATAATGAGCCATCTTTAAGCGCATTTTTAATTTCGTATTCAGGAATAATCCCTTTTTGATGCAATACTGCATACAAAGCCATCGCCGCATGTCCTTTGCTCAGAATAAATCTATCTCTATCACTCCGCTGAACAGCCTCAGGGCATTTCATTATTCCCATATATAGTGCAACAAGTATCTCCACGCATGACATACTCCCGCCTAGATGAGCACCTCTTTTACCAGCATTATATGTCATTTCCACTATATCAATCCTTACACTAGTTGCTATTTTCTTTAATTCATCAATTGATCGCTCTATCATTGCTTATAATATTCTCAATCCTTTTTACTATAGCGTCAGTATATAAGCCACACTCTTTTCTAACATATTCTTTATTACCAACTGTAGGAAAAACATCATGAATACCTATCTTTTCTATTCTTGGTCTTTTATCAAGGCAATCATAATAATCTGAAATAGCGCTTCCGAGACCACCAATAACACTATGTTCCTCAATAGAGAAAATAAGCTGCGAATTACAAATAGTTTTTAATATTTCTTCATCGATAGGCTTAATGGTATGCATGTTTATTACTCCAATACTAATTTCCTTTTCCTTAAAAATATCTGATACAGCGATTGCTTCATGTACCATCCGCCCAGTTGCAATTATGTTGATCTTTGAAAGACTTCTTAGAGTAACAGCTTTCCCAATAGCAAAGTCATAATCTTCATCATATACCGGCAAAGAATTTACCCCATCCGATAATCTTATATAAGCCGGGCCTATATAAGAAGACATTGCTTTAATGCAATAATATGCCTCAAGAGCATCCGCCGGCGATAAAATAAGCATATTAGGAATTGCCCGCATGATTGCAATATCTTCTATGGCATAATGAGTATTACCGAACATCCCCATCGCTACTCCCGCGGATATTCCTAGTAGTTTAACATTTGCCTTCTGATAGCCCAAGTTATGCCTGATCTGCTCATACCCACGCATCGTCAAAAACGTAGCAAATGAAACTGCAAATACATTATTATCCTCAAATGCCATTCCAGACGCTACGCCTATTAAACTCTGTTCAGCAATTCCAACATTTATAAATCTATCCGGATAATTATCCATTACTCGCTTTAATCCAGCGGTAACCCCTAGATCTGCTGTTATGACGTATATATTGCTATATTCTTCAATACTTTCATAAATTGCCACTCCACAAGCTGTACCAGATTGTCCTAATCTTGACCAGCTTCTTATTTTCTTTTTTTCAACCATTCATAATCTCCAGCTTAGCTTTTACATACATATCCTCTGTCAGAACCCCATGGTGCCATCCCGGATCATTTTCCATAAAAGAAACTCCCTTGCCTTTAACAGTATCTGCTATAACACATAATGGTTTATCTTCCATAGAAATATCTAGTTTATCAGCAATTTCATCCGCATT
The sequence above is a segment of the Butyrivibrio proteoclasticus B316 genome. Coding sequences within it:
- a CDS encoding acyl carrier protein; this encodes MTNYEKYLEAFVECFSVTTEQAIGLKYQDVKEWDSVGHMDLIATLEESFDIMMEMDDVIDFSSFEKGIEIIKKYGVDI
- a CDS encoding transketolase family protein; this encodes MLGMRRTCGMVLKELAISNSNIIIATADMARYFGGEAYSRDIPDQFVDVGIAEQNLIGVAAGMAKEGYTVFAESYATFITSRCLDQIRMNMGYMELPIKLIGVGGGLSDGRFGPSHMALEDIANLRVIPGITILSPADCAELTLMLEKVVDYDKPTYIRLTGGAECPIVFDSSFEFEIGKANCIIDGKEIAIIATGTMVACGIEVVNLLEKNGYSAKLIDMHTLTPLDKDSINELMDYKLIVTMEEHMINGGLGSAVSEYLVTQKKHPVQMFVGIRDGYPKTRDYKELLNVSNFGAEQIANNIIKKLMEI
- a CDS encoding transketolase, translating into MIERSIDELKKIATSVRIDIVEMTYNAGKRGAHLGGSMSCVEILVALYMGIMKCPEAVQRSDRDRFILSKGHAAMALYAVLHQKGIIPEYEIKNALKDGSLLCEHPKMNDSYGIEVSGGSLGQGLSIGAGMALALKKKNNNANVYVLLGDGECNEGQVWEAAHTIQHYRLNNVVTIVDKNGLQFDGRTKDVQDGNRLKENWESYGFDVVEIDGHSFEQLIRALSDRNSIPKVIIANTVKGKGISFAENATEWHSNFLTDEQYFKAKDELKKSD
- a CDS encoding transketolase family protein; the encoded protein is MVEKKKIRSWSRLGQSGTACGVAIYESIEEYSNIYVITADLGVTAGLKRVMDNYPDRFINVGIAEQSLIGVASGMAFEDNNVFAVSFATFLTMRGYEQIRHNLGYQKANVKLLGISAGVAMGMFGNTHYAIEDIAIMRAIPNMLILSPADALEAYYCIKAMSSYIGPAYIRLSDGVNSLPVYDEDYDFAIGKAVTLRSLSKINIIATGRMVHEAIAVSDIFKEKEISIGVINMHTIKPIDEEILKTICNSQLIFSIEEHSVIGGLGSAISDYYDCLDKRPRIEKIGIHDVFPTVGNKEYVRKECGLYTDAIVKRIENIISNDRAIN